One Aegilops tauschii subsp. strangulata cultivar AL8/78 chromosome 2, Aet v6.0, whole genome shotgun sequence genomic window, gtgttgatcatgttttgctctagggagaggtttagtcaacggatctgctacattcaggtccgtatgtactttacaaatatctatgtctccattttgaacattttcacgaatggagttgaagcgacgcttgatatgcctggtcttcctgtgaaaccagggctccttggcaagggcaatagctccagtgttgtcacagaagagagtcatcgggcccgacgcattgggaataactcctaggtcggtaatgaactccttcacccagattgcttcttgtgctgcctctgaggccgccatgtattccgcttcacatgtagatcccgctcAACGCtatgcttgcaactgcaccagcttactgccccaccattcaaaatatacacgtatccggtttgtgacttagagtcatccagatctgtgtcgaaactagcatcgacataaccctttacgacgagctcttcgtcacctccataaacgagaaacatatcctgagtcctcttcaggtacttcaggatattcttgaccgctgtccagtgttccatgccgggattactttggtaccttcctaccaaacttacggcaaggtttacatcaggtctggtacacaacatggcatacataatagaccctatggccgaggcataggggacgacactcatcttttctctatcttctaccgtggtcgggcattgagccgtgctcaattgcacaccttgcaatacaggcaagaacccctccttggactgatccatattgaacttcttcaatatcttgtcaaggtacgtactttgtgaaagaccaatgaggcgtcttgatctatctctatagatcttgatgcctaatatataagcagcttctccaaggtccttcattgaaaaacacttgttcaagtaggcctttatgcttcccaagaattctatatcatttcccatcaacagtatgtcatccacatataatatgagaaatgctacagagctcccactcactttcttgtaaacacaggcttctccataagtctgtgtaaacccaagcgctttgatcatctcatcaaatcaaatgttccaactccgagatgcttgcaccagcccatagatggagcgctagagcttgcataccttgttagcattcttaggatcgacaaaaccttccggctgcatcatatacaattcttccttaagaaagccgttaaggaatgccgttttgacatccatttgccatatctcataatcatagtatgcggcaattgctaacatgattcggacggactttagcttcgctacgagtgagaaagtctcatcgtagtcaaccccttgaacttgtcgataacccttagcgacaagtcgagctttatagatggtaacattaccatccgcgtccgtcttcttcttaaagatccatttgttttctatcgctcgccgatcatcgggcaagtctgtcaaagtccacactttgttttcatacatggatcctatctcggattgcatggcttcaagccatttgttggaatctgggcccgccattgcttcttcatagttcgaaggttcaccgttgtctaacaacatgatttccaggacagggttgccataccactctggtgtggaaagtgtcctcgtggacctacgaagttcagtagtaacttgatccgaagtaccttgatcatcatcattagcttcctctctagtcagtgcaggcaccacatgaacatcttcctgagctgcgctactttccggttcaagaggtagtacttcatcaagttccactttcctcccacttacttctttcaagagaaactctttctccaaaaaggacctgttcttggcaacaaagatcttgccttcggatctgaggtagaaggtatacccaatggtttccttagggtatcctatgaagacgcatttttccgacttgggttcgagcttttcaggttgaagtttcttgacataagcatcgcatccccaaagttttagaaatgacagcttaggtttcttcccaaaccataattcatacggtgtcatctcaacggatttcgacggagccctatttaaagtgaatgcggcagtctctaaagcatagccccaaaatgagagcggtagatcggtaagagacatcatagatcgcaccatatccaatagagtgcgattacgatgttcggacacaccatttcgctgaggtgttccaggcggcgtgagttgtgaaactattccacatttccttaagtgtgtaccaaattcgtgactcaaatattcccctccacgatctgatcgtaagaattttattttcctgtcacgttgattctcaacctcactctgaaattccttgaacttttcaaaggtctcagacttgtgtttcattaggtagacatacccatatctactcaagtcatcagtgagagtgagaacataacgatagccaccgcgagcctcaacactcattggaccgcacacatcagtatgtatgatttccaataagttggttgctcgctccattgttccggagaacggagtcttggtcatcttacccatgaggcatggttcgcacgtgtcaaatggttcgtaatcaagagactccaaaagtccatctgcatggagcatcttcatgagtttgacaccaatgtgaccaagacggcagtgccacaagtatgtgggactatcattatcaaccttacatcttttggtattcacactatgaatatgtgtaacactacgttcgagattcattaagaataaaccattaaccagcggggcatgaccatgaaacatatctctcatataaatagaacaaccattattctcagatttaaatgagtagccatctcgaattaaacgagatcctgatacaatgttcatgctcaaagctggcactaaataacaattattgaggtttaaaactaatcccgtaggtaaatgtagaggtagcgtgccgacggcgatcacatcgaccttggaaccattcccgacgcgcatcatcacctcgtcctttgccagtctccgtttattccgcagctcctgctttgagttacaaatatgagcaaccgcaccggtatcaaatacccaagagctactacgagtgctggtaaggtacacatcaataacatgtatatcacatatacctttggtgttgccggccttcttgtccgctaagtacttggggcagttccgcttccagtgaccacttcccttgcaataaaagcactcagtctcaggcttgggtccattctttggcttcttcccggcaaatggcttaccgggcgcggcaactcccttgccgtccttcttgaagttcttcttacccttgcctttcttgaacttagtggttttattcaccatcaacacttgatgttcctttttgatctccacctccgctgatttcagcattgaatatacctcaggaatggtcttttccatcccctgcatattgaagttcatcacaaagctcttgtagcttggtggaagcgactgaaggattttgtcaatgaccgcgtcatccgggagattaactcccagctgagtcaagcggttgtgtaacccaaacattttgagtatgtgttcactgacagaactattttcctccatcttacaacagaagaacttgtcggagacttcatatctctcgacccgggcatgagcttggaaaaccattttcagctcttcgaacatctcatatgctccgtgttgctcaaaacgcttttggagccccggttctaagctgtaaagcatgccgcaccgaacgagggagtaatcatcagcacgctgctgccaagcgttcataacgtcttggttctctgggatgggtgcatcacctagcggtgcttctaggacataatctttcatggcagcaatgaggatgatcctcaggttccggacccagtccgtatagttgctgccatcatctttcagtttggttttctctaggaacgcgttgaagttgagggcaacattagcgtgggccatttgatctacaagacatattgtaaagattttagactaagttcatgataattaagttcatctaatcaaattattcaatgaactcccactcagatagacatccctctagtcatctatgTGAAACATGATCcaagtcaactaggccgtgtccgatcatcacgtgagacagacgagtcaacatcggtgaacatcttcatgttgatcgtatcttctatacgactcatgctcgacctttcggtcttccgtgttccgaggccatgtctgtacatgctaggctcgtcaagtcaacctaagtgtattgcgtgtgtaaatctggcttacacccgttgtattcgaacgttagaatctatcacacccgatcatcacgtggtgcttcgaaacaacgaaccttcgcaacggtgcacagttagggggaacactttcttgaaattattgcgagggttcgtcttatttaagctaccatcgttctaagcaaataagatgtaaaacatgataaacatcacatgcaatcaaatagtgacatgatatggccaatatcattttggtcctttgatctccatctttggggcgccatgatcatcttcgtcaccggcatgacaccatgatctccatcatcgtgtcttcataaagttgtcacgccaacgattacttctacttctatggctaacgtgtttagcaataaagtaaagtaatttacatggcgttattcaatgacacgcaggtcatacaaaaaataaagacaactcctatggctcctgccggttgtcatactcatcgacatgcaagttgtgattcctattacaagaacatgatcaatctcatacatcacatatatttcattcatcacatccttttggccatatcacatcacaaggcatatgctgcaaaaacaagttagacgtcctctaattgttgttgcatgtttttacgtggcttctataggtttctaacaagaacgtttcttacctacgtaaaaccacaacatgatatgccaacttctatttacccttcataaggacccttttcatcgaatccgattcgactaaagtgggagagacagacacccgctagccaccttatgcaactagtgcatgtcagtcggtggaacctgtctcacgtaagcgtacgtgtaaggtcggtccgggctgcttcattcCACGATGCCgctgaaacaagataagactagtagtggcaagaaaattgacaacatctacgcccacaacaagtttgtgttctactcgtgcatagaaactacgcatagacctagctcatgatgccactgttggggatcgtagcagaaatttaaaattttctacgtatcaccaagatcaatctatggagtcatctagcaacgagagagaggggagtgcatctacatacccttgtagatcgcgcgcggaagcgttcaagagaacggggttgatggagtcgtactcgtccttttccaaatcaccgatgatcctagcgccgaacggacggcacctccgcgttcaacacacgtacggagcggggacgtctcctccttcttgatccagcaaggggcgaggagaagttgatggagatccagcagcacgacggcgtggtggtggaagtagcgggatcccggcagggcttcgccaagcgcaagcggggaggaagaggtgtcacgggagggagggaggcgccagggcttggggtgctgctcccatgcgcgtccccactatatataggggtggagggggctggttacttgccctccaagtccattggggcgttggcaaaggtgggggaaagaaatcccatcatttcccttccccaccgattgttatcccccttttttagggatcttgatcttatcccttcgggatatgatcttattccttctaaggtgggatcttggtgcgccttgaccaggggtgtggggccttgcccccactacccacgttcatgtgggtccccccatgcaggtgggccccacttcggaaccttctagaaccttcccggtacaataccgaaaaatcccgaacattttccggtggccaaaataggacttcccatatataaatctttacctccggaccattctggaactcctcgtgacgtccgggatctcatccgggacttcgaacaactttcagttaaccgcatactaatatctctacaactctagcgtcaccgaaccttaagtgtgtagaccctacggattcgggagacatgcagacatgaccgagacgactctccggtcaataaccaacagcgggatctggatacccatgttggctcccacatgttccacgatgtcgaggattcaatcaatcccgtatacaattccctttgtcaatcggtacgttagttgcccgagattcgatcgtcggtatcccaataccttgttcaatctcgttaccggcaagtcactttactcgtactgtaatgcatgatcccgtgaccaaacacttggtcacattgagctcattatgatgatgcattaccgagtgggcccagagatacctctccgtcatacggagtgacaaatcccagtttcgattcatgccaacccaacagacactttcagagatacccttagtgcacctttatagccacccagttacgttgtgacatttggcacacccaaagcactcctatggtatccgggagttgcacaatctcatggtctaaggaaatgatacttgacatttggaaaagctctagcaaacgaactacacgatcttgtgctatgcttaggattgggtcttgtccatcacatcattctcctaatgatgtgatcccgttatcaatggcatccaacgtccatagtcaggaaaccatgactatctgttgatcaacgagctagtcaactagaggctcactagggacatgttgtggtctatgtattcacacatgtattacgatttttggataacacaattatagcatgaacaatagacaattatcgtgaacaaggaaatataagaataaccattttattattgcctctagggcatatttccaacagttagcatccttggcatcccagtcgccagacgactgttggaccaccaagtccgagtcgctgTAGCACAGCACTCGGCGGATGCCGATCTCCTTGGCCAGTCGGAGCCCGAGGACGAGCGCTTCGTACTCGgccatgttgttggaggcggcaaagtgaatcTGCAAcatgtacttgagcttgtcgcatttgggagaggtgaggacgatgccgactCCTAAACCAGTGCGCATCTtcgagccgtcaaagtgcatccgccaatgggtggaatccggcgctggcggcaggtactgggtctcggcccagtcgacgaggaagtcggccagctCTTGGGACTTGATAGCAGTGCGGGGCTGGTAGAGGATGGTGTGGGGAGCCAGCTCGATCGCCCACTTCGCCACCTGACCTGATGCATCTCTGTTggctatgatctcggcaagtggagcGGTGCagacgaccgtgatggggtgctcttgaaagtactGCTTGAGTTTCTTGGCGACAAATtacacgccgtagcacatcttctggtagtgggggtagttctgcttggaggccaACAGCACCTCACTCAGGTAGTAGACAGACCTCTGGACCGGTTGTGCCTTGCCGTCTTCTGGGTGCTCGACCACAATCAcggtgctgaccacccggctggtggcggcgatgtagaggagcatgggttccttagcagccggagccgccaggacaggcggcgtggtcagcatcttcctcagctggaggaaggcctcgtacgccttgtcattccactcgaagccAGTGGTTTTTCTTCATTAGCTGGTACAAGGGAAGAGCCTTCTCACTCAGCCGACTGATGAACCGGCtgagagatgccaagcacccagtgaacttctggaCGTCCCACAGCCGGGTGGGTCTCTGCAtccgctcaatggccttgatcttcacggggttgcactcgatgccgcgttcagagacaaggaaaccaaggagctggccggctgggactccgaagacacacttctccgggttgagcttgatttgaaaacggcgcagattatcaaaggtctccttgagatcctctaggagggtgccgcgcttctccatcttcaccacaatatcgtctacatagacgtgggcattctgccgagttgcttgaggaggcacttctgcatgcaacgctgaaacgtggcgccgacatttctcaagccgaacgtcatggtcaggtagcaaaaggccccgaatggtgtgatgaaggcggtcttcagccgatcggccgggttcagctggatctggtggtagccggagtaGGCGTCAAGGAAGGACAATAGCTCGCATCCGGTTGTGGAGTCAATTACTTGGTCTATCCGAGGCAAGGCAAAAGGgtccttggggcaggctttgttaaggctggtgtaatcaatacacatgcgccacttgttgttcttcttcaacacgaGGACTAGATTGGCAAGCCAGTCCgggtagaacacttccatgatgaagccgcctgccaagagccgggatatctcttcaccaacaattcttctcttTTCTTCTGACAGGCGGCGTAGGGGTTGCTTGACAGGCTTTGCATCCGACCTTACATGTAGCTTGTGGTCGGCGAAATCcatcggaacacccggcatgtctttgggagaccatgcaaagatgtcccgattctcatggaggaaatcgacgagctcggtttcctatttgctgtcaaggtggGCCCCTATGACAGCGAATCTCTCCTGGTTCTCCgggtccaaggggatcttcttgATTTCTTTGGCCGAATGGAAGGAGCCCTGAGTCTCCGCGTCCTAGGGGTTGGATGGTATGTCCAGCTGTTTGCCGGCCATTGCCACCATCCGGTCAAGGAGGCGCTTCTCTTCGGGCATGACAAGGGACTCGGCTAGCCGACTGCTGGCGGCAGCGCAAGCGACCGACTTCTGGTAGTCGCCAGGAATGGTGATGATGCCCTTGGGACCCGGCATATTCATCTTGAGGTAGACGTAGTGaggcaccgccatgaacttggcgagtgCTGGCCAGCCTAAGAGCGCGTGGTAGGGGCTTTCCAGACCAACCACCTTGAACCAGATCGGCTCGCGGCAGAAGTGATCCTTGTCGCCGAATAGGACGTCTATCTTGATCTTGTCGATTGGAGAGCAGGAAAGGCCGGGTACAATACCGTGGAAGACAGTACGACTGGGCTAGAGCTGTTTCTCTTTGATGCACATCGCCGACTGGACGTCTATCAAGATCCGAGAGAAGCGGCAGGCCCGCCTCTCCGTTGAGAAGGTTGAGTGCAACACCACGACGTAAGCACCCGGCGATGGCATCAcggccgggtggtcagcacagctccagctgatgggcctctcggaccagtgcatgaagtCTGGGACTTCTGAGGCAACACTGGTGAAGACGACATAGGCTCCATGCTCTTTGGGGAACTCATCTTGGACTGCGCCGACTGGACGGGGCGCCGGCTGCCGAGGAGGTGGAGCCAGCGGGccggcaggcggaggaggcaggcCCTCACCCTTGGCAAttcgggtgagccaatggcacttctgAGTGCTGTGGTTGGACGACTTCGCGCTGCTGTGGAACTTTCAGGGTGCATCAAGGGTTTTCTCGaggagaaggcgggcaaccaagcgggcctgccgcccttctgacgcttggAGCCGGGCTGCCCCTCCGACTGCTGGTCTTCAACTATTGCCACTTGCCAGCTGGTGGAAGCCAGCTgcggggccttgcgcttgttgtcgttcggcCGCTATCGCCGGCTAGAATCACCAGCCAGCGTCCAAGGAGCCGGAGGGGTCACCTTCCTGGACGTGTCTACTTGCAGATCCCACTTCATGGAGGAGTCAGCCGTGGCATACTTGTtcgctatgatcagcagctcgtcgagtgtagtcggctcgtcgcagaggagcttgtgcttgagcagggtgccttctctgcacccggcggtgaagtattctatggcccgcacctcatgcaccccttcgcaggagttgtgTGGCTCGGCCCAGCGCATCAGGTAGTCGTGGGTGGACTCAGTcgggccttggacgcacagggagagctagcggggcttgggcggccgcttgtaggtgctagtgaagttgcggatgaagacatcggtgaagtctagccagctgttgatgttGTAAGGCTTGAGgttgttcagccatgtccgggccgtgccctggagcatgagcgggacgtacttcacggcaacgcgcttgttgccatTTGCTATGTTGACGGTTGTGGAGTAGTCGACCTGctagtcctccggcttcacggagccgttgtacttgggagTGTCTcgtgggagcgagaaccctttgggaaagggctcgtcccgaatgcgggggccaaaacaaggcgggccaattgcatcttcttcttctaccgCAAAGGATCGAGCGAGTCGGTCGATCCGATGGCAGGCCGTTCTCTCCTACTGCTTCACGGTGGCCCAGCCAGCCTCTGAGAGTCGGATGCTCAACAGGTGGCGGGGAAGCGCGCCTCTTCCTgcgaggaggaggccgacgatcgtcccgtcgttccactgctcgTGGGTGGCCGTCTTGGTCACGCTCGATCGTGATGTGGGTGCGCCGACTGCGGCTAGGAACCGGCTCTTGGTCTCGCCGACCATGAGTGCCGCCTATTGGGACCGGGAGGTCGCCCCGTGCTCACGGCGGGGGGGGGTGATTTTTGGCTTGCACGCCGGGTTCCAACAGGCGGCGGCGAGCCTCCTGCTGCACAGTTGTCAAGGAGTTGTTGGACGCGCGCCATCATGCAGCGACGCTCGTCACCTTCCAGGTAGTCCAGCTCATCTGCCGCTGCCTGGGCGGCGCGTAAGTTCTCCATCGGAGTGGCGTAGGCCGGCgttctgctcccagcatgctggcgatggctgcGCCGCGCTGCCGGACCGTGCCCACCCGGCTAGGCTCGGCAGCAGCCGGCGTGCCACACACGACACGGTCGATCTCGGGATGGTAAGCTTCAGTGAGGTGCCTCTTGGCTGCCAGCTTGTTGGCGATGTCGAGGAGCGAGACACAGAATGTCTCCAGCGTCACACCATCGGCGCCCGCTGCTATGGGAGCGGATATGCCTCGTACTGCCGCCTGCAGCGGGTCCCGGTCGGCCCCGTCAGAGGCTCCGTCGTGGCTGGTGACTAGCACCTCCGTGTTGGTGCTGGCGCTGGCACCGCTGATCGCAGGAGGAAGCGGGTCGTCAatgaccaccacgtggtcgggaaaGGCATCGGACGCCGCGTCGAAGTTGATGAGCATCTCGACGggcgggtcggtggagccaacgtACTCTAGGTCGGAGGCGGGCTCGTTGGCGATGCTGAGCTTGCCGAGGTGGTCGATGAGGTAGCTCTCGGTGCTGGCCGTTCCCGCATCGggcgcgggctcgtcggagaggcggatcCCGCCGATGAGATCAACGAGGCAGCTTGCGGCGGAAGCGGCTTCCGCGCTACGCAGGGCATCGACGCAAACACCATCAGGCGTGTCGGGCTGCCTGCGCTCGCCAGGGAGGAAGAGCGTTCCCATCCAGAACGTGTTTCCGGCCAACGGTGCATttagccccacggtgggtgccaaatgtcggggatatcgtgcgacatatgcgagggggtggcttatcatggatggggACCGGAGTACGTCATCGGGTCCTAGAAGCGGGAGTGAGCGAGACCGCGTACGCCTGCGAGTCTTACCTAGGTTCGGAGCTCtctgtggagataacacccctagtcctgctctgcggggtctccacatGATGACTATCATCAATAGAGTAGCTACAAGAGTGCTGCTTGAGCTGTTTCGGCTACAAGaggaagaagagcaaggctagcccTATCTTCTCCTTCTATGGGTGCATGTAGGATGGCAAAGGTTCTGAACGCTTTGCATGGGGAagcctggggggtttatataggcctaccccctaggggtacaatggtaaaccGGCCGGGGTCGGACCCGGCCGTCAATGTCTCTAGtcgtcggcttctccgccgactgctggggcccgccacttggtgggtcccgccggctgccgtgAACTCGGCCGACAGGTAGGGTCCGCCGCCTGCGGGCCAGGTTGACTGCTTTATACTATAGCTTCGCCTCTGATGACGGAGGCTTTGTCGGGGGGcgcatggctacagtcccgccgcctggcgggcgctcacggtagccacaccccgtctcaTCGGGTTAATGGCGCGCAGACTTCGAGGGGAAGGAGGGCCggctgctaggagtcggcccgccCTAGATGCCGCCGGCTGGCGATTCGCCACCTTCTGGTGGCTCGCAGACAGGTAGGGCCAGCCGCCTGCGGGCCATACCGACCGCCCATCGTGGGAGCATGGCTCCCTGTGACGTAGGCGATATCATGGGCTGCGTGGCaatagtgccgcgccgggcgaggggtgtccgcttggtacacccgcactgtggccacgtcccgccctggatttgggggtggcatggcacactgttgccacgccccgtctcgtcgtgGTTAAATGGGTGCAAACTTTGAGGAGGCACAAGGCCGCCTACTAGATGTCGGCTCCCTGGGGCCGCCTGTTGGGGGCACGCTATCTTCTAGCAGCCGGCTCGTTGGACCAGGCGGCCCGAAGGGTCGGCCTTTTGTCCGGAAGGTGTGAGGGGcacagccggccccgatgtcttgaaatactaTAGGGTGCTGACGAGGCTACGCGTGGTCAATCCCTCTGACAATATTGGATattataagatattataaaagagtgttgtactacttCATTGTGCAATttttgtttagcttctaatattaacttggtgcctttaggtacatatgtcattggtaccGGTCCGTCCtttgaccctttctgcgtatggggcaatgagatatcaatgaaccagcatcaagtgaggaagctgataaagtttgttagtaaaatgggtcaaaagatggcatttaaactatttgtttacactatccaagacaacagcgaactgtaggatggtaagtaagaactctgcagccttcatTTTACTGCCCAttatgagttgtgttagatgacaatgtctgaatcttttttcctttgcagtggttcccAAAGTAGTTTACTCAAGGTTACCTcccaaactacatgattggtgggcatgcaaaggtcaaagtatttctaccagaacacgatgattatctagatgtgttcatgaagacagtgaaggatggacggtcggccatcacaaggggttcgactagagtcg contains:
- the LOC141041179 gene encoding uncharacterized protein: MRTGLGVGIVLTSPKCDKLKYMLQIHFAASNNMAEYEALVLGLRLAKEIGIRRVLCYSDSDLAVIPTDIEFDSPRITMYMKAEAKEAREDGVDLLEEGRLLALSWSAIYQQGLRHYHSRKVKP